Proteins found in one Brachypodium distachyon strain Bd21 chromosome 5, Brachypodium_distachyon_v3.0, whole genome shotgun sequence genomic segment:
- the LOC100823532 gene encoding formin-like protein 2 encodes MPCLARRRPCLFLVVSVAALLLPVSSNGEARRDQADNGVARFRLLLGLNNLGGLSPRQRPRHSPAALAPASAPAPAPAPDRAHLPLLHKNARLPDPAAGRVVTHDRKRGNDTTRNEDGGHGDGKKSMQLVVVAAAAALSGAVVVLLVVLVVFLACRKVQRRRSGADQDGASSSNKVGSFDPGPNLFYVDAVKPYTDAGQEHDDGAKAPEMAGPKDEAEVPDREEESRGVCSEDDEDGAGSVHSSCCFQSSHFAYSELRDAKQGECVSPSPASARSSRRRSSAPATPADKKKVAGASASPLSPQCPRTPSNNQDRVRRAVHHSPSSSESTARMFLRFPDVQGSSARHAKEAEAGSVRSDAVSGVTAPPPPRPPPPPPPPPPPPSLRPPCVPGAVLPPPPPPLLLLNQRSGGPSLPPPPAPPGMLRQSAPVGKNGAALPKLKPLHWDKVRAAPNRRMVWDRIRSSSFELDEEMIESLFLYNSRFSAKHEEAQSRSPSLGHHVLDPKRLQNITILMKAVNATAEQIYAALLHGNGLSVQQLEALIKMAPTKEEVEKLTGYDGDVESLVPAERLLKLVLTIPCAFARVEAMLYKETFADEVGHIRKSFAMLEDACRELMSSKLFLKLLEAVLKTGNRMNVGTARGGAMAFKLDTLLKLADVKGADGKTTLLHFVVQEMTRSQSTRTAEGTDIATGLAAELTNVKKTATVDLDVLTTPVSNLSQGMSRIKELVGSHLVLSGDERNGCFVAFMAPFVSHADEVIRELEEGERRVLGHVRDITEYYHGDVGKDEASPLRIFVIVKDFLGMLERVCKEVRGVKNFHAWNPVPNNV; translated from the exons ATGCCCTGTCTCGCCAGACGCCGCCCGTGCCTCTTCTTGGTCGTTTCAGTCGCCGCGCTTCTCTTGCCAGTAAGCAGCAACGGTGAAGCGAGGAGGGATCAAGCTGATAATGGCGTCGCCAGGTTCAGATTGCTGCTTGGCCTCAACAATCTTGGGGGTCTCAGCCCAAGGCAGAGGCCGCGTCACAGCCCTGCTGCCCTCGCACCGGCatcggcaccggcaccggcaccggcgccggatCGCGCTCACCTGCCGCTGCTCCACAAGAACGCGCGACTCCCGGACCCGGCCGCCGGGAGAGTAGTCACCCACGACCGCAAGAGAGGAAATGACACAACGCGCAACGAGGACGGTGGGCACGGCGATGGCAAGAAAAGCATGCAGCTAGTCgtggtcgcggcggccgcggcgctgtccggggcggtggtggtgctcctcgtcgtcctcgtggTTTTCCTGGCGTGCAGGAAGGTTCAGAGGAGACGCAGCGGGGCTGACCAGGACGGCGCCAGTAGTAGTAACAAGGTGGGCTCCTTCGATCCTGGCCCGAACCTGTTCTACGTGGACGCCGTCAAGCCGTACACCGACGCCGGGCAAGAGCACGACGACGGGGCGAAGGCGCCGGAGATGGCCGGGCCAAAAGACGAGGCCGAAGTACCGGATCGTGAAGAAGAAAGCCGTGGAGTTTGCtccgaggacgacgaagacggcgCCGGGTCAGTGCATTCGTCGTGCTGCTTCCAATCCTCGCACTTCGCCTACTCCGAGCTCCGGGACGCGAAGCAGGGCGAATGCgtgtcgccgtcgcccgcctccgcccggTCGTCAAGACGGCGGAGCTCTGCTCCTGCGACGCCCGCGGACAAGAAGAAGGTCGCGGGTGCGAGTGCGAGTCCTCTCTCGCCGCAGTGCCCGCGCACGCCGAGCAATAATCAGGACCGCGTGCGCCGCGCGGTTCACCACTCCCCGAGCTCCTCGGAGTCGACAGCGCGGATGTTCCTCAGGTTCCCGGATGTACAGGGCAGCAGCGCGCGCCATGCGAAGGAGGCAGAAGCAGGAAGCGTCCGCTCGGACGCTGTAAGCGGCGTtacggccccgccgccgccgcggccgccgcctcctcctccaccaccgccgccgcctccgtcgctGCGGCCGCCTTGCGTTCCGGGCGCCGTTCtaccacccccgccgccgccgctgctactACTGAATCAGAGAAGCGGTGGCCCGAgtctcccgccgccgcccgcgcctccgGGTATGTTGAGGCAGAGCGCACCGGTCGGGAAGAACGGCGCGGCGCTGCCGAAGCTGAAGCCGCTGCACTGGGACAAGGTGCGCGCGGCGCCCAACCGCCGGATGGTGTGGGACAGGATCCGATCGAGCTCATTCGA ATTGGACGAGGAGATGATCGAGTCTCTGTTCCTGTACAACTCGCGGTTCTCTGCGAAGCACGAGGAGGCCCAGAGCCGGAGCCCCTCGCTGGGCCACCATGTCCTGGACCCCAAGAGGCTGCAGAACATCACCATCCTCATGAAGGCCGTCAACGCCACCGCCGAACAAATCTACGCCGCTCTGCTGCACG GCAACGGCCTGTCGGTgcagcagctggaggcccTCATCAAGATGGCGCCGAccaaggaggaggtcgagAAGCTCACCGGCTACGACGGCGACGTCGAGAGCCTTGTCCCGGCTGAGAGGCTCCTCAAGCTGGTCCTCACGATACCGTGCGCGTTCGCGCGAGTCGAAGCCATGCTGTACAAGGAGACCTTCGCGGACGAAGTCGGACACATCAGGAAATCCTTCGCAATGCTCGAG GACGCGTGCAGGGAGCTGATGTCGAGCAAGCTGTTCCTGAAGCTGCTGGAGGCGGTGCTAAAGACGGGGAACCGGATGAACGTCGggacggcgcggggcggcgccaTGGCGTTCAAGCTCGACACGCTGCTCAAGCTGGCCGACGTCAAGGGCGCGGACGGGAAGACCACGCTGCTGCACTTCGTCGTCCAGGAAATGACCCGTTCGCAGTCGACGCGCACGGCCGAGGGCACGGACATCGCCACGGGCCTCGCGGCCGAGCTCACCAACGTCAAGAAGACGGCCACCGTGGACCTGGACGTGCTCACCACGCCGGTCTCCAACCTGTCTCAGGGCATGTCCCGGATCAAGGAGCTCGTTGGGAGCCACTTAGTATTGTCCGGCGACGAAAGGAACGGGTGCTTCGTCGCCTTCATGGCGCCTTTCGTCAGCCACGCCGACGAGGTGATCCGGGAGCTGGAGGAAGGCGAGCGCCGGGTGCTGGGGCACGTCAGGGACATCACCGAGTACTACCACGGCGACGTCGGCAAGGACGAGGCCAGCCCGCTCAGGATCTTCGTCATCGTCAAGGACTTCTTGGGGATGCTGGAGCGGGTGTGCAAGGAGGTGAGGGGAGTCAAGAATTTCCATGCTTGGAATCCTGTTCCGAATAATGTCTGA
- the LOC100823837 gene encoding lysine histidine transporter-like 6, which produces MASPSSVLPKVVDGENEATGRRAKWWYVTFHNVTAMVGAGVLSLPYAMAHLGWGPGIVALVVSWGMTLYTLRLLILMHECVPGVRFDRYRDLGVHALGPRLGLWVVVPQQLIVQVGCDVVYMVTGGNCLQKFFESVCPSCSPRLHGSYWICIFGSSQFLLSQLRDLNSITAISLAAAAMSLSYSTISWAACLARGPVAGVSYAYNKAGTASDGVFRVCSALGQVAFAFAGHGVVLEVQATIPSSATKPSRVPMWKGTVAAYLVTAACYFPVAFVGYWTFGRDVSDNVLVALERPPWLVAAANLMVVVHVVGSYQVYAMPVFESIETILVNKFRVPRGVLLRLVARSTYVAFTLFVAVTFPFFGDLLGFFGGFGFTPTSFFLPCILWLRIKKPPRFSASWFANWGCIVVGVMLMLVSTIGGLRSIIQDASTFQFYS; this is translated from the exons ATGGCGTCCCCTTCATCGGTACTCCCCAAG GTGGTCGACGGCGAGAACGAGGCCACGGGACGCCGCGCCAAATGGTGGTACGTGACGTTCCACAACGTCACGGCgatggtcggcgccggcgtgctCAGCCTGCCGTACGCCATGGCTCACTTAGGATG GGGCCCAGGGATCGTGGCGCTGGTGGTGTCATGGGGGATGACGCTGTACACGCTGCGGCTGCTGATCCTGATGCACGAGTGCGTGCCCGGGGTGCGGTTCGACCGGTACCGGGACCTGGGCGTGCACGCGCTGGGGCCACGGCTGGGGCTGTGGGTGGTGGTGCCGCAGCAGCTGATCGTCCAAGTCGGCTGCGACGTGGTGTACATGGTCACCGGCGGCAACTGCCTCCAGAAGTTCTTCGAGTCCGTCTGCCCGTCCTGCTCGCCACGGCTCCACGGCTCCTACTGGATCTGCATCTTCGGCTCGTCCCAGTTCCTCCTCTCCCAGCTCCGGGACCTCAACTCCATCACCGCCAtctcgctcgccgccgccgccatgtcccTCAGCTACTCCACCATCTCCTGGGCCGCCTGCCTCGCCAGGGGGCCCGTGGCCGGGGTGAGCTACGCGTATAATAAGGCTGGGACTGCGTCGGATGGAGTGTTCAGGGTGTGCAGCGCGCTGGGGCAGGTGGCGTTCGCGTTCGCCGGGCACGGCGTGGTGCTGGAAGTGCAGGCGACCATCCCGTCCTCGGCGACCAAGCCGTCCAGGGTGCCCATGTGGAAGGGCACCGTGGCGGCGTACCTGGTCACCGCCGCCTGCTACTTCCCCGTGGCGTTCGTCGGGTACTGGACGTTTGGAAGGGACGTCAGTGATAACGTGCTCGTGGCCCTCGAGCGCCCGCCCTGGCTCGTCGCCGCGGCTAACTTGATGGTGGTCGTCCACGTCGTCGGCAGCTATCAG GTGTACGCCATGCCGGTGTTCGAGAGCATCGAAACGATTCTGGTCAACAAGTTCAGGGTTCCTCGCGGGGTGCTCCTCCGTCTGGTGGCTCGATCAACCTACGTCG CATTCACGCTGTTCGTGGCGGTGACGTTCCCGTTCTTCGGCGACCTCCTCGGCTTCTTCGGCGGCTTCGGGTTCACGCCCACGTCCTTCTTC CTCCCCTGCATCCTGTGGCTGAGGATCAAGAAGCCTCCCAGGTTCAGCGCCTCGTGGTTCGCCAACTGG gggtgcATCGTCGTTGGGGTGATGCTCATGCTGGTGTCCACCATCGGCGGGTTAAGGAGCATCATTCAGGATGCCTCGACGTTCCAGTTCTACTCTTGA
- the LOC100823433 gene encoding uncharacterized protein LOC100823433 encodes MAVRPCPHPLLLCTASPSLLAAPALPYRAAARPMVSLCCSPLRAAPSLRRIGAPLPCAAKRGGGSGGEVSSSDGEGTRLLLQAALWGAEAAYIIWLFLLPYAPGDPVWAISQSTITDLVGLSLNFFFILPLINAAGIHLLESPVLHPMAEGLFNFVIAWTLLFAPLLFTDARRDRYKGSLDVLWGFQMFLTNTFLIPYMAIRLNDHDKDQPLPQASKLGSVLVKGASVVGITGGLVCIFSIVWAFFGRADADFGGILDRLQFAQDYILSERLAYAFLWDILLYSIFQPWLIGDNLQNMKPNTTEFVKVARFLPVVGLVAYLFCLEEKKD; translated from the exons atggcggtgcGACCGTGCCcccatcccctcctcctctgcaccGCTTCGCCCTCGCTCCTCGCAGCGCCCGCTCTCCCCTACCGGGCGGCCGCTCGCCCGATGGTCTCTCTCTGCTGTTCCCCCCTGCGCGCCGCTCCCTCGCTGCGGCGAATAGGGGCCCCTCTGCCGTGCGCGGCCAAGCgtggcggtggcagcggcggcgaggtatCCTCGAGTGACGGGGAGGGCACGCGCCTGCTGCTTCAGGCTGCGCTGTGGGGCGCCGAGGCCGCCTACATCATCTGGCTCTTCCTGCTCCCGTACGCCCCG GGCGACCCGGTGTGGGCTATCTCGCAATCCACCATCACCGACCTCGTTGGCCTCTCGCTCAACTTCTTCTTCATCCTGCCCTTGATCAATGCCG CTGGAATTCACCTGCTGGAATCCCCCGTGCTTCACCCA ATGGCGGAAGGATTGTTCAATTTTGTGATTGCCTGGACGCTGTTGTTTGCACCACTTCTCTTCACGGATGCTAGGAGGGACCGGTATAAGGGATCACTCGACGTCTTGTGGGGCTTTCAGATGTTCCTTACAAACA CTTTCTTGATTCCTTACATGGCAATCCGACTCAATGATCATGACAAGGACCAGCCTCTACCGCAAGCATCAAAATTAGGTTCAGTTCTGGTGAAAGGCGCATCAGTTGTAGGCATAACTGGTGGTCTGGTCTGCATTTTTTCCATTGTTTGGGCATTCTTCGGCCGTGCAGATGCTGACTTTGGAGGGATTTTGGACCGATTGCAGTTTGCGCAGGATTATATCTTATCTGAGCGGCTTGCTTATGCATTTCTCTGGGACATATTGCTATACTCGATATTCCAGCCATGGTTGATTGGTGACAATCTTCAGAACATGAAACCAAACACTACCGAGTTTGTGAAAGTAGCAAGGTTTCTTCCGGTTGTTGGCCTTGTGGCCTACCTCTTCTGCttagaagagaaaaaggacTAG
- the LOC100823127 gene encoding non-specific lipid-transfer protein C6, with protein sequence MATPTMAPASVAALCVALLLVSSLADGAQPAPPLPQTTSVSPSSCSTELLRLLPCLPFLDGGAAAPPDTCCANLGSMVHDEPLCLCQALNQSGSGRSPVSVNMSRVLQLPPLCRLDLPPAAGACAGLLPVGPAPSAPVISPHPAVNSTVPSTPMPVTPTPPLTTDSPRTSSQVTGYSSGSKLIADGISVAFGFIALAPALAF encoded by the exons ATGGCAACACCAACAATGGCGCCGGCTTCGGTCGCTGCTCTCtgcgtggcgctgctgctggtttCTTCCCTCGCCGATGGCGcccagccggcgccgccgctgccgcagacGACGTCCGTGTCGCCGTCCAGCTGCAGCACggagctcctccgcctcctcccctgccTGCCGttcctcgacggcggcgccgccgcgccgcccgataCGTGCTGCGCCAACCTGGGCAGCATGGTGCACGACGAGCCCCTGTGCCTCTGCCAGGCGCTCAACCAGTCCGGCTCCGGGAGGTCCCCGGTCTCTGTCAACATGTCCCGCGTCCTCCAGCTGCCTCCCCTCTgccgcctcgatctcccacccgccgccggcgcctgcgcAG GGCTTCTTCCAGTGGGGCCAGCACCGTCAGCGCCGGTGATCTCGCCACATCCGGCAGTGAATTCCACTGTTCCATCGACTCCGATGCCGGTGACACCGACTCCACCACTGACGACCGATTCACCGAGGACGAGCAGCCAAGTTACTGGATATAGCAGCGGGTCCAAACTGATAGCTGATGGCATTTCTGTCGCATTTGGTTTCATTGCACTGGCGCCAGCTCTAGCTTTCTGA